The Thermus albus genomic sequence GCTGGGGCGGTTGCGGTCTAGGAGGACGGCCTTAGCGTTGGGGCCCTCCACGTCCGTATCCAGCACCTGGTCAAAGCCCTCCTGGAAGCGCGAAAGATGGCGGGTGAGTTCGTAGCGGGGGGCTCCCGGGCCTAGGGGTAGACCTCCCGGTAGAATCATGGGGGAGATGTCCTGGCTGTTCCATAGGGTGTGGACCACGGCCGCCATGAAGCGGAGCACTCCCCGGGTGCGCTGGAACCCTTCTAAGGTGGACCAATCCTCATAAAGGCGGTCAAAGAGCTCGGGGTGGATGGGGTAAGCCCGCTTCATGCGCTCCCGGTAGTGGGGGTCTAGGGTTTCCCGAGGGAAATCGCCCCGGTGCTCTTGGTAATAGCGCATGAAAGCCTCCACGACCGCGTCACGGGCACGGTAGCCTTCCTCGGAAAGGGTCTGGAACAGCCGGAGGCGTACGATCTCGTAGGATTCGTCCTGGGTGGCGGGCTGCCACACGGTCTCGAGGCGGCCAAAGATGTTTTCCAACCGGATCCGGGCCGCATGTCCCCCGCTTCCCCCGACCTCGGCGTCGGAAGCGGGAAGCGCTGCCACCAAGAGGGTGGCCTTGCTCCGCTTGGCGGCCTCCGTGAGGGCCTGGGCGAAGGTGAGGTTCTGGTCAAAGGTCCCGGCGGGCAGGTCGGTCTCGCCGTAGAGGTTCCTGAGGAAGGCCACCCATTCGTCAATCAGGATCAGGGCCGGGCTGAAGCGGTCAAAGAGTTCCTTAAGGGTGTCGGAGCCCGGGGCCACGCCCCTTTGGTCCCCTTCCTCCACCAATCGGTAGCCCTCCACGCCCCCAAGTTGGTAGGCCATCTCCCCCCAGAGGGTGTGCACCACGATGCCCTCGGGTTTGGGGCGGCCCTTGGCAGGGTCTAGGGCGGTTCCCACCAGAACAGCCCGGTGGGCCTTGGGTACCTGGGAGAGGCCGGCTTCCTTTAGCACGCTGTCCAGGCCCGGCACCTCGAGGGGATCCACCTCCCCGCTAAACAGGTGGTAGAGGGCTAGCATGGAGTGCGTCTTACCTCCGCCGAAGGGAGTCTGAAGCTCCACTACGGGGTCGCCCCCCTGGCCAGCAAGGCGTTTAAGGGCGTTCACCAGAAGACGCTGGAGGCCGCCCGTGAGGTAGGTCCGCCGGTAGAACTCCAGGGGATGCCCGTACTCGGGGCCTGCTTCTTTCCGTAGCACCTGCGCCAAGTCAGCGGCGAACTCGGCTTCGGTGAAACGGCCGGAGATTACGTCATGGTGGGGGGTTACCACCTCCCGCCAGGGTTTTAACCCCGCGGGAGTGGGCCCTTGAGGGGCTTTGGCGGCCCTTTCCCCCTCCCTCTTGGCCTCCTCCTCGTAGCGGCGGCGGAGGAGCTCCCGCGCCAGCCGGTTTGTTTCTTGGGCTTCTTCCGCCGCCACCATTTCCAAAAGGCGGGACATGCTGTCCAGGGCCCGGTGGGCGTCCTCCAAGGTAAAGGCGTTTTGGTGGGCAAAGCGGTTTCTAAACTCCAAAAGCTCCTTGACCAGGGTGCGACCAAAACGACCTAGCTTTTCGTCAAAAACCTCGTGCCATCGGTAATCCATGAGCTTGAGGAGGGCCTGGGAATCGGGGTCCTGAAGGGCCATTTTGTCCCCCTTGAGGACCTCGCTGGCCTCCTGTAGCCAGTCTTCCCCGTAAACCCTGCGGTACTCCCTTTCCACGAAGGGCCGGAGGCCCTTTTTTAAAAGGTCCAGACCCCGGCCCACCATTTCCCGATTGCTGAGCGCCATATAGCCTAAAGATAGCAGGTAGCTTTTTTCTAGAGGTGGGCTCATCTATAACCCACGGTGGGGCCTCCAACTTGAGGGCAGAGGAATCTCGTCCCCGTATTCGTAGGCGGTTTCCAGCCAGAGCTGGCGGGCTTCCTCCACGTTTTTGAAGGCTTCCTCTGGGCTTTCTCCCACGGAAACGCAGCCCGGTAAGTCGGGGATAAGGGCGGTAAACCCGCCTTCAGGTTCAGGCACCAAGAGCACGGGGTACTTAAGGTTCAAGTAGTACTCAAGGCTGGGTCTTTGCCTACCGGCCCCGGTCTTGCGTTGTTGCTTCCGCTTCATGCTTCCTCCTAGAGTTCTTCCACGGTTAAGCACTAGAGTAGCTCCGGCTGGGTGGCTGGGCGTCTTTTTGCCGCCTCCTCGGCCACGTGGGTGTAGCTATCGGCCAGGAGGTTAAAGTCTTGGGCGTCTTGCCCGTAACCCTTTTTCTCCGCGATCTGGTAGAGGCGGTAGGCCAGGGACCGGCTGGCCTCGGCCAGGTGGGAGGGTAGGGCAGCCACGATGCGGGTAGCGGCTTCCTCGCCCTCTTCCTTTAGGGCCCGAATCAGCTGGTGGGCCACCTTCCAAACATTCCTATGGGGGTCTTTTGCGGGATCCCAATCCTTGCGGTACTCCTCCGGGCGGAGGAGGCGTACCTTGCCTCCTTTGGCCCGGAGGATTTCGGCCTCCTCCAGGGAAGCCACCGGCACGTTTTTGGCCTTGGCCAGGGTTTCCGCATCCCCGTAAAGCCCCTCCTCGTAGCCATGCTGCTGGTACCAGGCGAGGGCGAAGCGGGTGGGATTGTCCAGCTCGGTTTCGTCTTGGGCTAGGAACTCGTCCAGGACTTGATTGATGAGGACCAAGGCCTCCCGCACGGAAAGGGCCCGTCCCGTGGGCTCCCGCACGGCTCCGTAACGGCTAAATACCGCCATCCCTGGGCCAATGGCGCTTTGGGCCAGGTCCACGGGAGGGATGCCCTCTTGGGTGAGGTTAGCTAGGGCCTCCTTTAGCTCTTGGCGCAGAGCCCTTAGGAAGGCCTCCCGGGTGGCTGTGGGGGCGGTGGAGGCCCGGGGGCGGCAGACCAAGATGATGGAAGAGGACAAGGCGTTGGCGCCTTGGCCCCGGGGGCGGTTGCTGAGCTCCGTGCGCATGGGCCAGGTGGCGGTGATCTGGAAGCCGGCGTCCACCAGGGCTTGGAGGAAGGTTTCCCAACCGGTGGAGGTGCGCCCTAGCCCCGGGCCAGGGCTTTGCCCGGTGGCGCCCTCCGATACCGGGAGCAAAGGGTCGGAGTCCGCTTCCACCCCAGCCTCTTCGGGGCCCACATCCTCCTGTTGCTTGAAGGCGTAATAGAGGGTGAGGGGGTAGTCGGGATGGGCCTTGGCCCTTAGGTTATGGAAAACCTGGCGCATGCCCTCCTCAAAGTGGCGCTTGGCCCTTTCCTTATCCCCGTGCCGGTAGGGGTCGGCCACCAGTTCCTCGGCCTTGGGAGTGAGGAGGGTGCGGAAGAGGTCGGGGTAGGTGTCTTGCAGGGTCTTGCGGAGCCAGATGTAGAAGAAGTCAGAGAGGTCGGCGTAAGGGACGTTGTCGTAGTAGGGGGGGTCGGTGACGATAATGGGCAGTTGATCCAGCCCGTTCACCGACTCCACGGCGTTAGCCTGGCGGGCGTGGCCCGGGGGCTTGGCGGGCAAGGCTTCCAGGGCCCGGGCCACCCATTCCAGCATGTTGCCAAAGCTACCGGTGGAGTTGCTGAAGGGGTTAGCCTCGGCAAAATCCCAGACCATGGGAAGGGCTTGGCGGTTAAAAACGTGAGATACTTTTTCGTAGGCTTTGTCCCACAAACAAAGCGAGGATTGACGATCTGCCAAACGGCTGACCGCTAGCCCCAAGTAGACCCCCACCGCCTGGGCGTAGGCCAGGGCGCCCTGGCCCCCTTGGGCCAGGGGGGTGTCGTGGTGGGGGAGGCCGGCCCTGAGGGCATCCTGGCGGCATTCCTCCACCACCTCGGCCACCAGCTCGAAGAAGGTGCCCAAGGCCAGGAGTTGGCGGGGGGTGAAAAGGTGGTGCCATTTGGTCATACCGTACTCTTGGACCCGGAAGCCTAACGCCTTGCGGGGTAGGTCAACCCCAGGAACGAAATCTGGCTGCACGCCTAAAGCAAGAGACTCTTGTTCCGGGCAGGCTGGTAGGTATTCTCTTCCTTCTGACCCCTCCACCACCACCGCCACCAGCATGGCCCCCATCCTTCCCGCCTTCCCCTCCTTGCGCACGTGGTCCAGGGTTATGGGGCTCCCGCAGAGCAGACACTGGCCCCCTTTGCGGCCAATGGTGCGCTCTACGGGGGGTTCTCCTTTCGTTTCCACCAGGAAACGCAGGCGACCGCTAGGGTCCCTTTCGGGCTTTAGGTAAAGGCCCTTGCCCTTCCTTTGGGCAAGCCATAGGGAGGCCAGAAGGGGAGCGCCCGGGTGCTCCCCATGCCGGGAAGCGGGGCAGGCGGGGTTGGGGCAAGGGACCGTGCGGGCCCAAAGCCAAGCGATAACGGTTTTGCCATCCAGGGTGGGGTAGAGGTGGCCGATCCGTTCCCGGGCCTTTTCCAGAAGGCGTCTGCCGTAATAGCGCACGTCCTGAGCCAGGCCCTTGGCCCCAGGGAAGCGGTCGGTGGCCTGGGCCTTGGCCTGGTACTCGGGGTTCACGGGTGGCCTTCCGGCAAAGCGAGGGGGAATCTCTATTAGGGCCTTGTTGATGAGGACCGCCACCGGGTTCAGGTCCGATGCGTAGGCCCTAAGCCCTAGGCGCTGGGCTTCCAGGGGGATGGTGCCCCCTCCGGCAAAGGGGTCAAGCACGGGAGGGGCCTTTTCCAGTATGGCTTGAATGCGCTCCTTGTCCCCAGAGGAGCTGGGGGGCGCCTCTCCCAGGGCGTGGGCCAGGCTCTTGGCTATCTCGTACTGGGCTTCGGCCACCACCTGGGCCCTTTCCGGGTCCTTGACGTTATCCCAGTTTACCAGCTGTCCTATGAGCTTAAAAAGCCGCTCCCTTTCCCGGTGGGCTTCGGCTTCCGGCAGGTGGGTCCCTGGGTCGTCCACCAGGGTGGCAAAGAGCACCGCCCGGGCCGTGGCCAGGGGGCGCCTGGCCCACCAGAGGTGCAGGGTGGAAGGATGGCCGTGGCGGATGGACTTCTCCCGGCTGGCCTCCCGGTTGATTTCCTTGAGGGGTAGGGCGACTTCTATGAGTTTCTTGGCCATGGCTATGTCCTCCAGGTCTTGGAGCTTTTACAAGGCTACTACCCGTACGGCCTTGCCTAGGAGTTCCCTTAGGCTGTAGTTCACGCTGGTGGCGCCAAAGTCCGGTTCCCGGACGAAGGGCGTGGGGATGTAATGGGCCCTTAGAGCCCTTTGGCCGTCGGTTTCCACCACCACTAGGAACCAGGTGTCGGGTTTGTTGAGGGCAGTGAGGATTTGGGTGCGGGAGAGCGTGACCACCTCGGCCCCCGGTCCCTTGCCCTTGACCTCCAAGAGGCGTAAGGTGCCCTCGGGGGTAAGGGACTCAATGTCGTAACCGGGAAAGCCAGGGGGCATCTCCTTGGGCGTGTAGCCCATCTGCCTCTCCAGTTGGAGCACGGCTTCCACCGCCAGGCGTTCCAAGCGTTCCCGGACCTCGAGGTGGGGTTCCTCCGGTCGGGGGTGGGGCAAGGGGGGCACCACCAGGATGGCTTGGGAGAGCTTCGGGGGCAGGGAGCGAAGGTATCGGGCCTCTTCCAGCTCCTGCTCCCGGCGCCTAAGGCGTTCCCTTAGCTCATCGGCCCGGTGCCTGGCCTTTTGTAGCCGGCCTGCGGCTCCCTGTTTTCCTGCCTTTAGGCGTTCCTCCTCTTTGGCGGCTTGGTGGTCCCAGTAGTAAATCTCGGAAAGAAGCCGGTCCTTTACAGCCTTAAGGGTGCGGTCCACTTCCAGCTGCCGGTAGCGGCGCACCTCCTCAAAGTGTTCCCGCGCCAGCTTGCCCGTGGCCAAGGCCTCCGCCTGGGCCAGGAGGGCCTCGAGGTCTACGCCCTGTAAAAGCCCGAGGCCGAAGTCCCTTTCCTCCTCGGTGGCAGGGCGTAAGTCTAGGTAGGGGGCCGGCCCTTCCTCCCAGATGCGCTTAGGATTCCCCTCTGCCAGGTCCATCCCCAGGTAGAGGAAGCGACGGGACACGGGGCCTTTGGCGTCTTGCACCTCGTGCTCGAGGGCCAGGATTAGGCGGGGGCTGGCGGCGTTTTCGTCCACTAGGACCGTGCCCCGTTCCAGAACCTCCCCCCACGCCTCAAGGACGGCATCCAACACCCCTTCCAGAAGAGGATGGCCGGGGACCAGGAAATCGGCCACGGGTTTGCCCGGCAGGGCCACCTTGTCCTTGTGGAAGGTGACGCGGGTGTAGCCCCTCAGGACCCCAGGCCGCGCCTGCCGGATCTGGGGAGGAACGAAGCTTACCTCCATCCGCCCCTCTTCCCGGGGGTGCACCGTGCCCCCTAGCTGGGTGAGGGCTTCCCGGAAGAAGCTGGCCAGGTAGTGGGGCTGGAGCCTCCTCGCTTCTGCCCTCTCCATTTCCTGACGCAGTTCAGAAAGGCGTTTGGGGTCCAGAACCTCCGTAGCCAGAGCGTTTTGCAGGAGGGCCTCCAAGCGTTTTGGGTCTACGGCTCCTTCCACCTGGCGGAAGAGACGGGCCCGAACCTCGGGGTCTTCGCCATAGCGGATGGCCTCGAGGAGCAGTTCCTTAAGAGGTTTTTCCGCGAAAAGCCTTCCCAAAACGTCAAAGACCTTTCCGCCCAAGGCCTGGCTAGCCTCCTCCAGCTTCCGCAAAAGGCGGAGGTAAACCTCCCCCTCACGGGTGTTTTCCGCCACCAGGCTCCACATGTGACAAACCTCGGTCTGGCCGATGCGGTGGATGCGGCCAAAGCGTTGTTCCAACCTGGCGGGGTTCCAGGGCAGGTCGTAGTTGATGAGAAGATGGGCTTGTTGCAGGTTAACCCCCTCCCCGGCGGCATCCGTGGCCACCAGGATGAGGACGTTCTGGTCTTGGGTGAAGCGGGCTTGGCGGCGGCGGCGCTCCTCCCGGGAAAGCCCTCCGTGGATGGTAACCACGGCCTCGGGTTGTCCCAGGAAGGTGGTGAGCCTGGCCTCTAGGTAGTCCAGGGTATCCTTGTGCTCGGTGAAGACGATCAGCTTGCGCCCCTTTATGGGGTTTTTCTGCAAGAGGGAGCGCAGCTCCAGCCATTTGCGGTCTTCCTGGCGTTGATAAAGAGCCAACGCCTCCTTTTCCAGGCGTTCTAGGGTGTGGATTTCCCGCTCCAGCTCAGCCCGGGTGCGGGCGGCCGTGGCCTGGTCCAGGATCTCAGGAGCCCCTTCCCATTCCTCATCGGGGAACTCCTCTTTTTCCTCTATGTCCTCTTCTTCCAGGACGGGGAAGGCCAGGACCCCTTTTCCCCTTAGCTCTTGGAGGCGGGCTTCGAGGCGTTTCCGGCGCCTTTCCAAAGAGCGGTAGATGGCCAGGGGGCTGCTGGCCAGCCGCCTTTGCAGAAGGGATAAGGCAAAGCCAACGGTGCGCTGTTGGCTTTCTTTCAAGGCCTCGGCCCGGTTCATCTCCTCACGCACATAGGCCGTGACGGCCTGATAGAGGTGCATCTCCTCGCGGGAGAGGGCATAGGCCACGGTGTAGGCCCACCGCTCGGGAAAGAGGGGGGTGCCGTCAAAGCGCACCAGATCCTCCTTTTGCCTTCGGAGCCAGACCCCTTCGGCGTTCAAGCTGGGGCCCCCTGGCCGGGGTTTGCCGGCAAAGCGGTCTGGGTCTAAAAGGGCGAGAAAGAGACGGAAGTCCTCCTCCTTACCCCGGTGGGGGGTAGCGGTGAGGAGGAGGAAGTGCTTGGCCTTTTCCGAGAGGCGTTGTCCCAGGCGGTATCGGCGGGTGGCCTTGATGTCTTGGCCGTCATAGGTGGCGGCCATCTTGTGGGCCTCGTCCACCACCACCAGGTCCCAGTCCACCTCGAGGGCCTTGTCCGAAACCTCTGTAAAGCGGGCAAGCCCATCCATACGGGCGATCCAGAGGGGGTGTTCTCGGAAGGGGTTCCTCGGGGAAGTTTCTAGGGCGAAGCGGGAAAAGATTCTGAAGTCCAAGCGGAACTTTTCCCAAAGTTCCTCCTGCCATTGCAAGACAAGGGCTCCGGGAGCCACCACCAAGACCCTTTCCAAGGCTCCCCTGAGGGAAAGCTCCCGGATGAGGAGTCCAGCCATGATGGTCTTGCCCGCACCCGGGTCATCGGCCAGGAGGAAACGCAAGGGGTTTTTGCGCAACATGTGGCCATAGACGGCCTCAATCTGGTGGGGAAGGGGTTCCACCAAGGAAGCATGTACCGCCATCATGGGGTCAAAGAGGTAGGCCAAGCGGATGCGCTTGGCCTCAGCGGCCAGACGGAAGCGGTCCCCGGGCGCATCTAGGGGGAAGCGGGCCGCCTCCTCCACCCGCAGCTGGGCCAGGTCCTCGGGGTAAAGGAGGACCTCGCGCAGGGTGCCCGAAGGTTCCCGATAGGTGATCTGGGCTACCCCATCCAGGAGGCGGACGCTTTCTAGACGCACGCTTCCTTGGGGAAGGAGGCCCTTGAGCCTTAGGCCGGGGCGGAGGGCCTCGAGGGTCAGGTCCGTGGACGAACCTCCCGTCATGGTTCTAGTTTAAGGTGCTACACTGAGGAAACGGGTCCGGGATCCCCCCGGTAGCCCCTGGGAGGCCTATGCGTGCCCACATCATTACCTTTGGATGCCAGATGAACGAGTACGACTCCCACCTGGTGGCCAGCGAGCTGGTGAGCCTGGGGTGGGAGCTGGTGGACAGCGTGGAGGAGGCGGACTTTGTCTTGGTGAACACCTGCGCCGTCCGTGGCAAGCCTGTGGAGAAGGTGCGCTCCCTCCTGGGCCAGCTCCGTAAGGAAAAGGAGAGGAGAGGCCTTCTCATCGGGCTCATGGGCTGCTTGGCCCAGCTGGACGAGGGCCAGCAGATGGCCCGGAAGTTCGGGGTGGATATCCTCCTGGGCCCCGGGGCCCTTACCTCCTTGGCGGAGGCCTTGAAGCAAAACGGGCGCTTCTTTGACCTCACCTTCAAGGAGGACCTTCTGGACTACATTCCTCCACCCCCTAAAGGCGCCCTTTCCGCCCACGTGACCATCATCCGGGGATGCAACCACCACTGCACCTACTGCATCGTGCCCACCACCCGGGGTCCTGAGGTTTCCCGCCATCCCGACCTGATCCTGAGGGAGATAGAGGCCCTGAGGGAAGCCGGGGTGGTGGAGGTCACCCTTTTGGGGCAGAACGTGAACTCCTACGGCAAGGACCAGCCGGGCTTTCCCTCCTTTGCCCAGCTCCTCCGCATGGTGGGCCGGATGGGCATCCCCCGGGTGCGCTTCCTCACCAGCCACCCGGTGAACTTCACCGACGACATCATTGAGGCCATTGCCGAAACCCCGGCCATTACCCGCTACATCCACCTGCCGGTGCAGTCGGGTTCTGACCGGGTGCTGAGGCGCATGGCCCGGGAGTACCGCCGGGCGCATTACCTGGAGCGCATCCGCAAGATCCGCGAAGCCTTGCCGGATGTGGTGCTTTCCACCGATATCATCGTGGGATTTCCCGGGGAGACGGAGGAGGACTTCCAGGAAACCCTTTCCCTGTACGACGAGGTGGGGTACGACCAGGCTTACATGTTCATCTACTCCCCAAGGCCCGGCACCCCTGCCTACAAGCACTTCCAGGACCTGCCCCGGGAGGTGAAGGTGGAGAGGCTCATGCGCCTCATTGAGAAGCAGAAGGAGTGGAGCTACCGCCGGAACCTGGAGTGGGTGGGGAGGACCGTGGAGGTGCTGGTGCGGGGGGAGGCTAAGGAGGAAGGATATGTGCAGGGGCACGACCGGGGAAACCACCCGGTGCTGGTTCCTGCCCACCAGGCTCCCACCCCTGGGCTTTACCAGGTGGAGATCAAACAGGCCACCCCCCACCTGCTTTTCGGGGAGGTGGTGGGGGCTAGGGAACCGGCCCCCATTCCCTTGCCCGTGGCCTGAGGAAGCACTATGGGACGGCACCTTTTGCCTGTGAGCGGGGCCTTGGCCCTGTTTCTCCTCCTTTGGGCCAGTTTCCGCTTCAGCCCGGGGGGCTTTCTTCTGGCCCTAGGGTTTTCCTTTCCCCTGTATCTGGGTCTATTCCGCTGGCAAGGGAGGCTTTTGCAAAGGGGGCCTTCCCAGGCGGCTTTGGAGCGCTTGGCCATGAAGGAGGCTTGGCGGAAGGGCGGCTTCCTGCGCCCGGAGGACCTTAAAGCCTTCCTCTCCCCCTCCGAGGCGGAGCGCCTTTTAGAGGGGCTCGTGGGCCGGGGGCTTTGCCGGAAGGAGGGGGAAGGGTACCGGTTTTAGATGGCGGGTGGGCGGGCGAAAGCCGAGGTGGTGGTCCTAGGGGCGGGGGTGGTGGGGCTCACCGCCGCCCGGCTTTTGCAGGAAAAAGGCCACCGGGTCTTGGTGGTGGCCCAGGGCCTGGGGGAGGCCAGCCGGGTGCCCGTGGCCCTGGTGAACCCTTTAAGGGGAAGGCGCTTCACCCTGGCAAAGCGGGGTGAGGAGGCCCTCGAGGCGGCCCTCCGCTTCTATGGTCGCTTCGTGCCCTTGCACCTTGGCGTTTACCGCCCGGTGCCGGAAGGGGAGAGGGAGAGGGTGGCCTTGCGGCTTGGGGGGCTTAGGCACACCTGGGAGGAGGGAGGAGTCCTGTTGGAAGAGGCCTTCTGGCTGGAGCCCAGGCCCCTTCTGGAGAGGCTTGCGGAAGGGCTTTCGCTTCTTAAGGCCCGGGTTTTGGCCTGGGAGCCCCCGTACCTGCTTTTGGAGGGCGGGGAAAGGGTCCACGGGGAGGTGCTGGTCTATGCCGGTGGGGGGCAGGGGGCGCACCTTTTGGGCCTCGAGGGGCGGCATATCCCGGGACTGGTGTTGCTTCTCTTGGACTACTTTCCTCGGGCCCTCAGCTACCGGGTCTATTTGGCGGGAAGCGTCCTTGGGGGAAGCTACCTGCCCCACCAGAAAACCCCGGAGGCCCCACCCCCCACGGAAGGGGAGGCGGAGTGGCTCCTCAGGGGGGCGGAGGCCCTTTTGGGCTACCGGCCAAAGGTGGCCTCGGCCTGGCGGGGGGTGCGCTTCCGGCTTGATCGCCCCACCCCGCCTAGCGGCAGGGTGGGGGCCCCGGAAGAGGGCCCCAGTCTGCCTGGCGGCGAGGTAGGGCTTCCTTACCTCTTTCCGGTGGAGGGGGGTTTTGCCCTCACGGGGCTCGGCTCCACCGGGTTCCTCTATGCCCCGTGGCTTGGGGAGAGGTTGCTTGCGGCCTTAGCATGGTAGGCATGTACTCGGGGGCGGTGATCGCTGGGGGGCTTTCCCGACGGTTTGGGGAGGACAAGGCCCTTTACCCTTACCGGGGAAAAACCCTCCTCCAATGGGTCCTGGATAGCCTTCAGAGGGCGGGGGAACGCTTTATTGTGGCCAACCGGCCCTACGAGGGGTTGGGGGTGCCGGTCTACCCCGACCTTCTCCCGGGCGCCGACAGCCTTTCCGGTCTGCACTCCGCCCTCTTTCATGCCCGCTACCCTTGGGTGGCGGTGGCGGCCACGGACCTGCCTTTCCTTACGCCCAGCTACTGGGATTTCCTCTTTGAGAAGGCCCTGGCCTCGGCGTACCCGGTGGTGGTGGTCCATAACCCGGAAGGCCACCTGGAGCCCCTCATGGCCTTTTACCACAAGGACTGCCTGCCCCAGGTGGAGCGGCAGATACGGGAGGGGGATTTCCTCTTAAGGCGGGTCATGGAGGCTTTGGGGGCCACCTATATCCCGGCCGAGGAGGTGGTGGCCCGCTTCGGGGCCCAGGTATTCCTCAACGCCAACCGCAAGGAGGAGCTTCCCTAGTCCCGCACCCGGATGCGGGCGCTATGGGTTCGCACCCCGTCCAGATACAGCTCCAGCTCGTAGGCCCCTGGCGTCTTGGGAGCCAGGAAGGTGCCCCGGTAGGTGAAGTCGTCCACCCTTTCCAAGGGAAGGACCATGGGGCCTAGGCGAACCTCCACCCGGTTGGCCCGGCGTAGGAGGCGGGCCTCGAGGCGCACCTCCTCCCCGGGGTCAAGGAGGGCGGGGCTGGCCTGCAGGGTGGCCAGGGGTCCCGGGCGGAGGGTGAGGAGGGCCGTGGTTTCGCTCCGTTCCCCTTGGCCTTCGGCCACCACCTTGATCTCCAAAGTGCCTTGGCCCTCCACCACAGCCAAGGTCCTGTAGACCCCTTCTCCTACAGGGGTTAAGGCCAGGATACGGCCGGCCACCTCGGCCCAGACCCTTTCTGGCTTCCCTTGCACGGTGGCTTCCAGGGCCACTTCCGCTCCAGGAGGGAGGGCCGGGGGCAAGGGTTTTAGGACCACCGCCAGGGTCTCCTCGGTAAGGGTGCGCACCACCTCCCGCACCACGGGCCGGGAGCAAGACCTGGGGTAGGGGTCCAGGCGAGAGGCTTAGGGATACCGGCTCCCCTGGTTCCTGAAGCTTGTCCAGGCTGGCCGGGTCTAGGCTCAGGGTGTAGTTCCCCGGGAGAAGCCCGCCCACGACAAAAACCCCTCGTCCGTCGGCCAGGGTGGTTCGGGTTTCCGGCCCTTGTACCCGTACCCGGGCGTAGGGAAGGGGGGGTTCCCCCTCGTCCTTGATGCCGTTGCGGTTGGCATCCAAAAAGACCTGGCCCATGAGGCCCACAACCGTTTCCACGGGGAGGTCTAGGGGCAAGGTGAGGCCGCGCTCCACCTTGGCCTCTACCCGGCGCCGTAGGGCCAGGGTGGCCTCGAGGCCCCCACCTCCAGGCGGTAGCTTCCGGGGTAAAGCTCCAGGCGGTAGCGGCCCTTCTCGTCCGCTACCGTTTCCAGGCCCCTACCCGCACCTTGGCCCCAGGGAGGGGGGGCTCGTCAGGGTTCCGCACCCCGTCCCGGTTTTGGTCGTGGAAAACCAGGCCTTCCACATACCCCGTGGCCCGGCCCCCGAAGGCCTGGACCACCTCCTCGGGGGTGTCAAACCCGCCTTTAAACTCCAAGGTGCCCAACCCACCCCAATAAAGGCGGGCCACTTTTGGGGGACCGTGCTTCCAGAAGACCCTTTGGACTACGCCTTCCTCCTGCCCCCGGGGGTCTACCGCTTGGGCCTTGGGACCCGGGGCCTGGCCGAACTTCGGCTTAGGGCTCACCATCCCACCCCTGGCTCGGCCCAGGTCTTGACCCCTTTGGGCCAGGTGGTGGAGGTCTAAGCTCCCGCTCCCGGCTGGGGCCTCTCGGCGGGGGCGGTTGGGGGTGGGGAAGGGGGCAGGAGGAGGAGGCGCAACACCTCTCCCACCTCTTCCACGAAGGTGATCTCCAGGTCTTTTAGGATCTCCTCGGGCACCTCCTTCAGCTCGGGCTGGTTCTCCTTGGGCAGGATGACCCGGAAGATGCCCGCCTGGTGAGCGGCGAGGAGTTTCTCCTTAACCCCGCCGATGGCCAACACCTTACCCCTTAGGGTGATCTCCCCGGTCATGGCCACATCCATGCGCACGGGCCGCCCCGTGAGGGCACTGGCCAAGGCGGTGGCCATGGTGATGCCCGCGGAGGGACCATCTTTGGGGGTGGCGCCCTCGGGGACGTGGATATGGAGGTCGTATTCCTTATGGAACCCCTCGGGTAGGCCCCACTCCTCCCGGTGGGCCCGGAGGTAGGTGAGGGCGGCGTGGGCCGATTCCTTCATCACCTCCCCCAGGTTGCCGGTGAGGTTCACCTTGCCGGTCCCGGGCACGGCCATGGCCTCAATGGTGAGCAAAGCCCCGCCATAGGGCGTCCAGGCCAGGCCCTGGGCCACCCCC encodes the following:
- a CDS encoding helicase-related protein; this translates as MTGGSSTDLTLEALRPGLRLKGLLPQGSVRLESVRLLDGVAQITYREPSGTLREVLLYPEDLAQLRVEEAARFPLDAPGDRFRLAAEAKRIRLAYLFDPMMAVHASLVEPLPHQIEAVYGHMLRKNPLRFLLADDPGAGKTIMAGLLIRELSLRGALERVLVVAPGALVLQWQEELWEKFRLDFRIFSRFALETSPRNPFREHPLWIARMDGLARFTEVSDKALEVDWDLVVVDEAHKMAATYDGQDIKATRRYRLGQRLSEKAKHFLLLTATPHRGKEEDFRLFLALLDPDRFAGKPRPGGPSLNAEGVWLRRQKEDLVRFDGTPLFPERWAYTVAYALSREEMHLYQAVTAYVREEMNRAEALKESQQRTVGFALSLLQRRLASSPLAIYRSLERRRKRLEARLQELRGKGVLAFPVLEEEDIEEKEEFPDEEWEGAPEILDQATAARTRAELEREIHTLERLEKEALALYQRQEDRKWLELRSLLQKNPIKGRKLIVFTEHKDTLDYLEARLTTFLGQPEAVVTIHGGLSREERRRRQARFTQDQNVLILVATDAAGEGVNLQQAHLLINYDLPWNPARLEQRFGRIHRIGQTEVCHMWSLVAENTREGEVYLRLLRKLEEASQALGGKVFDVLGRLFAEKPLKELLLEAIRYGEDPEVRARLFRQVEGAVDPKRLEALLQNALATEVLDPKRLSELRQEMERAEARRLQPHYLASFFREALTQLGGTVHPREEGRMEVSFVPPQIRQARPGVLRGYTRVTFHKDKVALPGKPVADFLVPGHPLLEGVLDAVLEAWGEVLERGTVLVDENAASPRLILALEHEVQDAKGPVSRRFLYLGMDLAEGNPKRIWEEGPAPYLDLRPATEEERDFGLGLLQGVDLEALLAQAEALATGKLAREHFEEVRRYRQLEVDRTLKAVKDRLLSEIYYWDHQAAKEEERLKAGKQGAAGRLQKARHRADELRERLRRREQELEEARYLRSLPPKLSQAILVVPPLPHPRPEEPHLEVRERLERLAVEAVLQLERQMGYTPKEMPPGFPGYDIESLTPEGTLRLLEVKGKGPGAEVVTLSRTQILTALNKPDTWFLVVVETDGQRALRAHYIPTPFVREPDFGATSVNYSLRELLGKAVRVVAL
- the miaB gene encoding tRNA (N6-isopentenyl adenosine(37)-C2)-methylthiotransferase MiaB produces the protein MRAHIITFGCQMNEYDSHLVASELVSLGWELVDSVEEADFVLVNTCAVRGKPVEKVRSLLGQLRKEKERRGLLIGLMGCLAQLDEGQQMARKFGVDILLGPGALTSLAEALKQNGRFFDLTFKEDLLDYIPPPPKGALSAHVTIIRGCNHHCTYCIVPTTRGPEVSRHPDLILREIEALREAGVVEVTLLGQNVNSYGKDQPGFPSFAQLLRMVGRMGIPRVRFLTSHPVNFTDDIIEAIAETPAITRYIHLPVQSGSDRVLRRMAREYRRAHYLERIRKIREALPDVVLSTDIIVGFPGETEEDFQETLSLYDEVGYDQAYMFIYSPRPGTPAYKHFQDLPREVKVERLMRLIEKQKEWSYRRNLEWVGRTVEVLVRGEAKEEGYVQGHDRGNHPVLVPAHQAPTPGLYQVEIKQATPHLLFGEVVGAREPAPIPLPVA
- a CDS encoding FAD-dependent oxidoreductase, which encodes MAGGRAKAEVVVLGAGVVGLTAARLLQEKGHRVLVVAQGLGEASRVPVALVNPLRGRRFTLAKRGEEALEAALRFYGRFVPLHLGVYRPVPEGERERVALRLGGLRHTWEEGGVLLEEAFWLEPRPLLERLAEGLSLLKARVLAWEPPYLLLEGGERVHGEVLVYAGGGQGAHLLGLEGRHIPGLVLLLLDYFPRALSYRVYLAGSVLGGSYLPHQKTPEAPPPTEGEAEWLLRGAEALLGYRPKVASAWRGVRFRLDRPTPPSGRVGAPEEGPSLPGGEVGLPYLFPVEGGFALTGLGSTGFLYAPWLGERLLAALAW
- a CDS encoding molybdenum cofactor guanylyltransferase, yielding MYSGAVIAGGLSRRFGEDKALYPYRGKTLLQWVLDSLQRAGERFIVANRPYEGLGVPVYPDLLPGADSLSGLHSALFHARYPWVAVAATDLPFLTPSYWDFLFEKALASAYPVVVVHNPEGHLEPLMAFYHKDCLPQVERQIREGDFLLRRVMEALGATYIPAEEVVARFGAQVFLNANRKEELP